The DNA sequence TTTACGAACAGGAAATGCAAACCCAGCTTCTGGTGGGTGATACTTTTCTGTGGACCACCGCGGCAAGCCAGCCTTGGGTAGAAAACGACGATACCGCGTGCCGGTTATACGAATTCGGGCGCTACTGGCGCGATTACCGGCAAAGCGTGGAACGGACGATCGCGCACTTCCTGAGCGGGCGGCCCTCTTGGGGTGGAATCGCCTGGCAGGATGTGCTGTGCCAAGGAACCTGGGAAATCAGCGCGCCCACCGGATGCGACTCGCTCGGTAATGTGCTTGTCGGCGGGGACTTCGGGGTTAGCGGGGGCCTGAACGGCACGATTTCGACTTCGGGCGGGATCGCCTGGGACGCGATAGTCGTGGCTCATGAGATCGGACACAATTTCAATTCCCCCCACACGCACTGCTATGGCGGCATTGATGACCATTCGAGTCCGGTCGACGCCTGTTATGCTGGCGAGCCCGACGATCCACCGTGGACCGGAACCTGCTGGTCCGACGCGGTCAGCCTACCGGGCATGGGCTCGCTGACAGGAGGCGTACCGGGCGAGCGGCAGGGAACCATCATGAGCTATTGCCAATTGCGTTCAGGGGGACTGGGTAATGTTGCCGGGACTCTTGGCCGCGACCACCCGTTCGGCGTTGCTGCGGATCGGGTCCCCAACCTCATGTTCAATACCGTCGCTGCAGCTGCCGCTGCCAATCCGGCCTGCATTCCGGTCGTGGGAAGCATTGTCAACCACAACCTGACGGTGTTCCGCGCGGGGGCCGGTACGGGCACGGTCACCAGCGACCCTGCTGGCATCGACTGCGGCACATCGTGCAGCACCGAGTTTTCCGAGGGCAGCCTAGTCATCCTGAGTGCAGTCGCTGAGCCGGGGTCCGATTTCGCGGGTTGGAGTGGCGAAGGCTGCAGCGGCACCGACACCTGTACGGTTACCATGAGCTCCGCACGCTCGGTGACAGCTACCTTCGAGATGCCCCCGATGGCGTTGTCCAACGGTGTTCCAGTCCACGAACTTGCCGGGGCTGAGGACAGCGAGCGCTTCTTCACCATCGAGGTGCCCGAGGGCGCCACCAACCTTGTGGTGACCACTGGGGGCGGAACTGGCGATGTGGATCTTTATCTACGTTTCGAGGCCGCACCGACGCTCGACGACCATGATTGCCAGTCCGTGCTGCCCGGGACCAATGAAACCTGTGATATCGCGGAACCCGACGCAGGCACTTACCACATCATGCTGCATGGCTGGAGCGCCTACTCCGGCGTGACCCTCGAAGCCAGTTTTGAGGTTCCGGGAACCTGCGGATACAACGACGACGTCGTGCTGAGCGACACCGTGCTTTCGGGGACACAGACGCACGGCGCGTGCCGCGTGCTCAGTGCCGGCCCGAGCTTGATTGTTGGAAACAGCGCCGATGTGACGTTCGTCGCTGGTGAAAGGGTCCTGCTGCGCCCCGGATTCGGGGTGGAGCCAGGCGCGAGGCTCAGAGCATTCATTGATCCGACGTTGCGGCCATAGTCCGCCAGTGCAGTCCGGCGTCGGCGGTAAAACCGTCGGGTCGCGACTCTAGCAAGACGCCGGGGGGAAAGAGAAAGATCTGCGTTCATCGTAATGGCGCGAAATGCTCGCATCGCGAATTGGACACGGATCGTTGTTTATGCCCGATGCGATGGGAAAGCTTCCGAAAGCCATCACGGATTTCGGATTCGCGCCATCAGAATCGCCGGGAGGGCTGCCCATGAGGCTTGAAGACATGTCTTGGCGATCACCGTTGCTGTCGATCGCCAATGCCAGATCCAGGGGTGGCGGAAGGTCTGTCTTCAGGATCATGTGGTGGCTCGTGGCTGCGCTGAGCTTGGCGCTTGGTCAGGCCCTTGCGGCAGAAACGGGACTTGGGGGCCTCTCTTCCAAGGCGCTGTCCCGGCTGGTCGACTCCAAGGCCGTGGCCCAACAATTGCGCGACCGGGGACATGTCCATTTGATCGTCGAGTTCGCACCGCCATCACTGCCGGCGCAGGTGCAGAGCGGCAGCGCCGAGGCTGATCAGATCATCAGAACGGCAGTGCGCCAGGCGCAGGATCGCATCCTTGGCCGCGCACGCACCAAGACCGATCCCGAGGATGTGCTGGCGATCCAGCGCATGACCTATTCGCCAATGTTCGCGCTGACCGCTGATGCCGAGTTGCTGCGTGCGCTGGCCGACGATACCGAGGTCGTGCGCATCCACATCAACGGCCTCAGCACCCCGGGTCTGATCCAGTCGTTGCCGCTGATCGGCATGCCGGCGGCCTATGCCGCCGGCGGCACCGGAACGGGGCAGGTAGTTGCGGTGCTGGATACCGGAGCCCGCCTCACGCATGAGCATCTGTCCACACGCATCGTCGAGGGTGCGTGCTACAACCGGGTCGGCTCGTGGGTGCCGTCCACCAGCCGCTGTCCGGGCGGGGCCGGGTCGGCCACGACACTCGAGTCGGGCGATGACTGCACCAGTTCCACCTGGTTGGGCTGCGGTCACGGAACGCATCTGGCCAGCACCGCGGCTGGCTTCGTGGCCAACCCCGGCTCAGGTGTTCCGCCGCACGGAGTGGCGCCCGACGCGCGGATCATGTCCACCAACGTCTTTTCGCTGTTCCATCAGGACACCGGTTACTGCGGCCGCCTACCGGGCGGATACACCCACTGCCTCTTGACCTGGCAGTCCGACCAGATCGCCGCGCTGGAACGGGTCTATGCGCGGCGCACTGCACGCGCTTTCGCCGCAGTGAACATGAGTCTTGGCGACGGACAGTATTTCTCGGCGTGCACTGCCGACCCGCGACGGTGGATCGTCCAGGAGCTGACTAATGTCGGCATTGCGGTCGTTGCCAGCGCCGGCAACGATGGCTCCAACTACTCAATCCGCGCACCGGCATGCATTCCCGAGGTGATCGCGGTCGGCAGCACCACCAAGTCGGATGAGCGCAGCTCGTTCTCGAACTGGGGCAGCCTGGTCGACATCGCAGCACCTGGCTCTTCGATCAACGCTGCCTTTATCAGCGGCACCTCCAACAGCCACTACGCCCATCTCTCGGGCACCTCGATGGCCGCGCCGCATGTCGCCGGCGCCTTTGCCTCGGTCCGCGCGGCTTATCCCACTGCCACCATTATCCAGATCCGCAACGCGCTGAGAGACACCGGAACCGCGATCAGCTCGGCCGGGAGCACGATCCCGCGGATCAATGTCGATGCGGCGATCGACTCGCTGAGCGCCAGCGCCTGTCCATACGACGATCATCTGACGCTCCAGAACACGAGTGTGACTAGCCCGGCGTTCTACGGCGCCTGTCGGACGATCACCGCCGGTCCTGCATTCGTCGTGACCGCCACCGGCGACGCGACCTTCCGGGCCGGGCAGAGGATCAGCTTGCGCCCCGGCTTCGCGGTTCGGGCCGGCGGCCGGTTCCGTGCCGAGATCGAGCCCGGTTTGGCTTCTCATCCCGAGGCTAGTGGGCAATCATCGATCCGAGTGAACCCGACCGACGGATCGGTGGCGGGTCTGGCACAAGCGTCCGAACAAGATCGTGCGGGAACGGGAACACTGAGCCGTATTTCCGTGGGGTCCGGCCGGTGGTGGGCACCCACGGTAGGGTACGCTCCCGAACGCGAAGGCCCCGAAACAACGCGGGCCTCGGAACCAGCCGGCACCTTGGACGGCGGTACTGCAAACTCCCCGGAACACGACGGCCCCACCCCCCGCGGCCTCACCGCGATGCCCGGCGATGGCTCGGTGGCGCTGCGCTGGGAGACCGTGTCGGAAGCCGACGGGTACCACGTGTACTGGTCGCAGGATCCCGGCATTCACCCGTTCACGGCCGCTTCTTACGAAGGTTTCCTGGGGAACGTGCCCGACGCACGAGCCATCGTCGCCGACCTGGAGAACGATCGCGAGTACGTTTTTGTGGTCACCGCCACCCGCGGCGGCCGCGAGAGTGCGGCCAGCATCGAAGTGGCCGCGATTCCGGAAGCAGGCCCGGTGCTGGTGGCCGGTCGCTACCGCCTGGATGCTCTCGACGCCCCCACCGTGGTGGATCTCGACACCGGGCTCGAATGGCGGCGCTGTGCGCTGGGCCAACAGTGGGATGGCGCTGCCTGCACCGGTTCCGCCGGTACCTACAGCCACGCTGAGGCCCAGCAGGCAACGGCCGCGTTCAACCGCTCGCGTGCGTCGGAAGAACCCGCATGGCGGCTGCCCGAGATCGGGGAGCTCCGGGGGCTCGTGTACTGCACCAGCGGCACTCCCGCGCACTTCCCCGATGGCACCGGGTGCTGGGGCAGCCATGGCATTCCGACACTGGAGCCCACGGTGTTCCCCACCAGCTCTACCGCCGGCGGCTGGTTCTGGTCGCGTTCCATCCACACTGATGGCCAGGCCTGGGGCGTGGACTTCAACCGCGGGCAGGCTCTCTCCTACCAGATGTCGGCCGGCAGCGGCGTAAGGTTGGTCCGGCCTTTGTCCATGTTGCCGCCAAGCCCGATTGCCACACCCGAAGAGCGAGGGGAATAGAGATTCTTGTCGTTGCGAAAGCGGCCCCACAACGCCCGCAAAATCAAGACGATCTGTGGTTCGCTCGGCCACACTGCTCCTCGCGATAACGACGAGATCAAAGTGTGCCGCGAGACACAAAGAACCAAGAAGGGGTTCCATATGCACCGGCAACAGCAACGTGCGATGGTCCACCTCGAGCCCGACCGACGGCCGGATGCGCAACGCCATTCCCAGGATGCCGCCGGTTGCCTGAGCCACGCGGTGCAGCGACGGCGGGTTGAACACGCGATCGAACGCCGGCAGAGCGTCGAGCAGGGAGAACCCCCCGTGCGCAAAGCCTTCGGGAATCATGCGCAGCGACAGAGGCCGCCCCAGCGCGCGAACCCCAAGGTCGGGAGGCAGATAACGAAGCCAGTCCCGCCACGCAAACGTTCCCGGGTCCCCGTGCACGGCGAATCATTGTAGCCAGCGCGCCCGGAGCAGGCTCTCGCGACGCCCTACCCCGTTCAGTCTGAACACCGCGTCCACGGTATGACCAGCCCGAATCAGCGTGCCGGCCAGTTCGCGCGAATACGTGGTGAGACCAGTGCCGTTCCGGATGCCCAGCGCAAAACCGTTGCCGGCGATTTTCAATGCGGTGCCCTCCCTGATTCTGCTGCGTTGGTCCGCGGCGCAAGGCGCCGACGCTATAAGCATCCGGACACCCGCCGAACGTCCGGCCAGCCCGGTTGAAAGACGGAGGTGCCGCGAAGATTGTAACGCGCAGCCTGGCCAACCCAAGGTCCAGTCCGAGTCCGGCCGGAGTTTCTGCCAGGCGTGCCCTTCCACGAACCAGCCCGGCTCCACCGCCATCCCCCTTTCAGGAGCCGCCAACCTAAACACAATTTATCCGAGCCAAGCAACGGGTTTAATCGGAGGCCCCCTCTGTCAGCATAGAAGTCCGCTGGATTGGACGCAGTAAACTTAACCCTCGAGGGGGCGGAGAGAGCGGATGGAATGCCACGGTACAGCGAAGAGTTCAAAGCCAAGGTGGTCGAGAAGATGATGCCGCCCAATGCCCGGGCGGTGGCCGACGTGCACCGGGAGACGGGGGTGTCGGAACCCACCCTGTATGCCTGGCGCCGGGAGTTCCAGGACCGGGGGCATGCGGTGCCGGCGGATCCGGCGAACCCGGAATCCTGGAGTGGCCGGGACAAGCTCGCGGTGGTGATCGAAACCGCCGCGCTGAATGAGCAGGCGCTCTCGGAGTACTGCCGGTGCAAGGGTCTGTATCCCGAGCAGATCGAGCGCTGGAAGGAAGCGGCCATGGCCGGCAGCGCCGATCCCCAGCGGCTGACCCGGGACGAGCGTGCCGCCTGGCAGCAGGAGAAGAAGCGCGTGCGCGACCTGGAGCGCGAGCTGCGCCGGAAAGAGAAAGCCCTGGCCGAGGCAGCCGCCTTGCTGGTGTTGAAAAAAAAAGCCCAGGCGATCTGGGGGGACGACGAGGACGCATGATCACGCCCGAGACCCGTGCCTTGGCGCTGGACCTGATCGACGAGGCGGTCGCCGCCGGTGCCCGGCTCACCCCGGCCTGTGCGGTCCTCGGCCTGACGCCGCGCACGCTGCGCCGCTGGCGCGCCCTCGCCGGCAGCGACACCGGGCTGGTGGACCGGCGCACCTGCACCCCGCGGGTGCCGGCCAACCGCCTGAGTGCCGAAGAGCAGGAGACGATCCTGACGGTCTGTAACGCGCCGGAGTACCGTAGCCTGCCACCGACCCAGATCGTGCCGCGCCTGGCCGACCAGGGCGTGTACATCGCGTCCGAGGCGAGCTTCTACCGCGTGCTGCGGGCCCATGACCAGGTACAGCGCCGGGGCCGGGCGGCGGCCCCACGGCAGGTGCCCAAACCGGAGGGGGTCTGCGCGACTGCGCCCAATGTTTGCTGGGCGTGGGACATCACCTTCCTGGCCTCTTCGATCCGGGGGCAGTTCTACCGCCTGTACCTGATCGAGGACGTCTTCAGCCGCAAGGTCGTCGGCTGGGAGGTGCACACCGAGGAAAGCGCCGAACACGCCAGTCGCCTGATCGAACGCGCCTGTCTCGCCGAGGGCGTCCATCGCCCGGGCCTGGTGCTGCACTCGGATAATGGCAGCCCCATGAAGGGTGCCACCATGCTCAGCACCTTGCAGCGCCTGGGTGTCGTCCCGTCCTTCAGTCGCCCCTCGGTGAGCGACGACAACCCCTACGCGGAAAGCCTGTTCCGGACCTTGAAATACACGCCGGCCTTTCCGCCTCAGCCGTTTGCCAGCCTCGCCGACGCCCGCGCTTGGGTCGCGCGCTTCGTCCACTGGTACAACGAGGAACATCGCCACAGCAAGATCCGCTTCGTCACCCCCGGCCAGCGTCATCGCGGGGAGGACATCGCGATCCTGGCGCACCGGCACCGGGTGTACCAAGACGCCCAACGCGCCAACCCGACACGCTGGTCGCGGCACACGCGCAACTGGACACCGATCGATCACGTCTGGCTCAACCCACCGAAGGAACATGCCCAAACGCCAGCCCTGATGGTCGCTCAGGCGGCATGAAAAAGCGGACAACTACGTTGACAAACACCGGAGGCGAAAATCGATTAGCCTCTTGTCAAGCGCAGGACACCCGCGCAAGGGACCCCAGGGAAGTGCGCAGGGGTTATCCGCGGATCGCCGCCGGCACTGCAGGGGACGCAGGGGGAAACATGAGGCTACGCGCCAAACACAGACCCGCCACGGAGGAAGGCGTTGGCGTAGCGGCGTGCTTGCCCGGGATTTCGGCGTGCCGGTCTCGGTGCGAACAGTGCGGGTGGCGTGCACCGACAGAAGCATGCCAACAGCGCACACCAACAATCCGCACTCCGCACCCACAGGCAGGTTGCCATCGAGGCCTTGCCTGCCTCGGTCTCCTTGTGCGGGGGACATCTACCCATCTACCGATGCCTTACCCACAATGCCTCCATCGCAATAGTGAGAAAATAGAATTCTCCGAGAAGACGACCCCCCCGGTGTCAGACTAGTTGGAACCTGAACTGTGTTTAGAATCTTCCACCACTGAGGGGGGCAGAGAAGAGGTTCCGATGAAGTACTCCGAAGAACGTCGAGAAGCGATCCTGCGCAAGCTGTTGCCGCCGGAGAACCGGCCGGTGGCCGAGGTCGCTGCCGAGGAAGGCATCTCGGCACCCACCCTGTACGCATGGCGCAAGCAGGCCCGGGCGAAGGGGCAGTTGCTGCCCGATCACGGCCGGGATCCGGAAGGCTGGTCGTCGCGGGACAAGTTCAGTGCGGTGATCGAAACGGCTGCGCTGAGCGAGGTCGAACTGGCTGAGTATTGCCGCCAGCGCGGCCTGTATCCGGAGCAGATCCAGCGTTGGCGCCGGTCCTGCGAGCAAGCCAACGCGCGCACCGAGGCTGTGTCGCAGCGCGAAGGCGCGGTGTTGCGCCAGGAGCGCAAGCGCACCCGGGAACTGGAACGGGAGTTGCGCCGCAAAGAGGCGGCGCTGGCGGAGACCGCAGCATTGCTGACGCTGCGAAAAAAAGCCGCGGCGATCTGGGGGGACGAGGACGCATGACCAGCACCCCGGATCGCCAGCACGCCCTGGAGCTGGTCAACGAAGCCCGTGCCGCGGGTGCCCGCCTGAAGAGCGCCTGCGCGGAGCTGGGCATCGGTGTCAACACCTACCGGCGTTGGTCCCGCGACCGGGAGGACAAGCGTCCTGCCGCCGAGCGGCCGGCGCCGGCCCATGCGCTGAGCGAAGCCGAACGCCAGGCGATTCTCGACGCCTGTCACCGGCCCGACTTTGCCAGCCTGCCACCGGCCCAGATCGTCACCCGCCTGCTCGATGAGGAGGGTACCTACATCGCCTCGGAATCGAGCTTCTATCGGGTTCTGCGTGCGGCCAACGAGCAACATCACCGGGGGCGGGCCGCTCCACCCCGGGCACCGAGCCCACCGCCGCGCCATGTAGCCGATGGACCCAACCAGGTCTGGACCTACGACGTCACCTACCTGCCTACACACGTGCGCGGCGTGTTCCTGTACCTGTATCTGGTCATCGACGTCTTCAGCCGCAAGATCGTCGGTGCCGAGGCCTTCGACGCCGAGAATGCGACCAATAGCAGCCGGGTCGTGGAACGCGCCGTCCTGCGCGAGCAGTGCGCGCACCAGCCCCTGATCCTGCACGCCGACAACGGCAGCCCCATGAAGGGCTCGGCGTTGCGGGTCACGCTGGAGCGGCTCGGCATCACGCCCTCGCACAGTCGCCCACGGGTCTCCAACGACAACGCCTTCTCCGAGGCGTTGTTCCGGACCTGCAAGTACCGCCCGGACTACCCGGCAGAGGGCTTCGACAGCCTCCAGGAAGCACGTCTCTGGGTGCATGGCTTCGTGCAGTGGTACAACCATCAGCATCGCCACAGCGCGATCCGGTTCGTTACCCCGGCCCAGCGCCACCAGGGCCTCGATGCGGCGATCCTGGCGCAACGCGCGACGCTTTACGAACAAGCGCGCCAGCGGCATCCCCGCCGGTGGTCGCGCCACACCCGCAACTGGGATCCGATCTTCCTCGTTTGGCTCAACCCTGACCGGCAAGATCCCGGCGGCAGCTCGACCCTCGCAGCCCAAAAAGCTGCTTAACTCAGGTGCCAACTACCTTGACACATAGCGGACCTCATGAGACCACAAATCCTTTTTGCATTCCTCGTATTGTTGGCGTTCTCCGGAAACGCTTCCCCGCAAGCGACCCAAGATATCCCCATTAGCTTACCGGACGAGGAGTTCACGCTCCGCATAAGCTATGGCGAGCCAACCCTTCAGATAACACAGGACTTCCTTCATGTGGGCCAAGACGGCTCGCTCCCTCGCGTAGACAGAATCGAAGTCATCGGGTTCACAACGCTTTCGCCCGTGGAAATCGCTGACATTGTCTGGCAGCTTCTTTATCGTAGCCGTGTCAATTCCCACCTGGAACACCCCAGTATTTCTATTGGAGGCATCGAGTTTGCCGTCCCGGAATACCTGCATGAGGACTCCGCGTTCCTTTCGCTTCTCGGGGATACCGAGGAGCGACGTGACGCCTATTACACGTTAATGATCGAAACCCTGATAATGGCAGATTATTTCGACCGGTTTGGCCGACACATCCACCCGATCGGTTTTGAAGGAGAACTCATTACTGCCCTTAAGGCGGCCTATCCCAACGAGACGTTCCAGTCCGATCTTCATTTGTTTCATCGCGTCTTTGATGATCTCAAAAACCACCAAAAACCACAAATAAAAAGACAAACTGGTGTCGCATCTGACCTGTTTACTGTTCTTGATATTATAAGCGAAAGTTCCACAGGGACTATCTCCGCTGTCTTCAACACCCTCGATTCGGTGCTCAACCTTTTTGACGACATTTCGGCTCAAAACAAACGCGAACTGCAGCAATCGCTTGTCAGCGTACTTCAGATGGGCGCCGAAGCCCATACCCGATATCGCCTGTTCTCGGCGGCGGGGGAGTTTATCGATGATCCCGCGTATGCACAGGCTTTGGCGATGTTCCAGACCTATGGAGTTGAATCCAGCCTTCAAGAGACACTTTTGGCTTGGGTTGAGTGGGCGCCACAGTTAAAGAACGGTTTGCTGGTGACGAATACTCTACTTACGAAAATCGCCCTTGCAAAATTAAACGCGCAGATTTTGGCTGCCTATAAAGCTGGCAACACAACTCTCGCCGCAGCTCTACAACTAAAGTATGAGATCGTAGCTTCCGCATCCAAAGCCTTCTCCGGCGTAGTACTAGCTGGCTACGCCGTCTACTCGAATTATCGCTTCGTCTCAGCCTACCTAGAATCCACACGGGCTGTTCGACTGATGGGTTCTCTCTCACATAAAGTTTATTGGGCCCTGGAAGGTTATCGAGCCTCGCTAGAGCCCAAAGGCGGAGCGTGGAATGCCGATCGACTGGAACTAAACCTCCAAGCGCACCAGACTCTGCATTCGATCAAGTACTACGATCTTCTTAGCCTAGCCCAGCTTTATAGCGAAGACCAGTCCCGGTGGGAGTGGTTGTATAAGCAAGTCGCCTCGCTATTGGGTGTTTCCGCAGCGGAATTTCTTGATTGGGCTTGGGGCGCGCAGGGGAACGGGGGAAGATTGGCGCAGTATGCCGATCAGATTGCGTTTTCCTATCGGTCGGGCGTTCACGCAACGCGTTTTCTTTCCGCTACGCAGGAGCCGGCTCCGCTTCGGGCGCCATACTCCGTGCGTGCATCGCAGGGGGTCTTTCCGGATGGCGTCCGCGCGAGTTGGGTGGCGCAATCGGTCGAACGGTTTAACGTTTACCGCCGGAACGGACCGGGACAGAGCCATATACTTCTTGCAGAGGGCTTGTCGGAACCGTTTTTTTTCGACAATACCGCAAGCTACGGCGCAACGTACCAGTACGCTGTGCAAAGCTGCCACGCCGGTTCGTGTACGGAACTGAGCGACTTCGTTAACGGCTACGTGGGAAACCGGAACTGCGCCATCGAACTCAGTCCCGGATCTGCCAACCACACCGGACAGTCGGGGACTTTCCATATCGATATCGCGACTGAACCGGGGTGTTCGTGGACAGCCTCGCGCACGGGAACCTGGATCACGTTGGGATCCGGCAGCCATTCGGGCACGGGCAGCGCGCGCATCTCCTACAGCGTGGGTGCGAACCAGACGGCAGAGAACCGGAGTGGCTCCATTACGATTGGTGGGGTCCAATATCCCATCCTGCAGCATGGTACGGGTCCTACGTTGATCGAAGGCAACCACGTGTATCTATTGGGTACTCAACAATCGGGGCAGAGTGGAAATACTGGGTATCAAAGGGACTGGACCGTGGCCGTGTCGGATACTGAGGAAGTGGGCGAACTCGAGTTCTGGCGCTACAATAATGAAGGAGAAACGCCCAATAGCGGGGGGCTAGCCATTGCCGCTCGGTTCGGGCAAGCGCCGACCATTCGGTGCCAGTCGGGGACTTCGGGCTGTACCTGGGAATATTACGACTACCAGGGAGAAAGCACAAACTTTAACCGAAATGAGATCGTTGTTGTTCCGAATCCTCAACAGGGAACTTGGTGGTTGCGTGCCTACGGACTTGCTGATTTCGGCAACGCTAGAATTCGGTACCAAAAACATTTTGCGCGATGTCGCCCCCGCGTACAACCGGGCTCCATAGCGCTGGCAGCGACAGGAGCATCGCAATCTCTCCATGTCGAGATGGAAGGCGCATGTTTGTGGTCGGTGTCGGGCGCGCCTTCGTGGCTGGCGGTCACTAATGGGTCCAATCGGAGGGGACCCGGTGCGTTTACCATTCAGGCCAGCCCC is a window from the Thioalkalivibrio paradoxus ARh 1 genome containing:
- a CDS encoding Lcl domain-containing protein, coding for MRPQILFAFLVLLAFSGNASPQATQDIPISLPDEEFTLRISYGEPTLQITQDFLHVGQDGSLPRVDRIEVIGFTTLSPVEIADIVWQLLYRSRVNSHLEHPSISIGGIEFAVPEYLHEDSAFLSLLGDTEERRDAYYTLMIETLIMADYFDRFGRHIHPIGFEGELITALKAAYPNETFQSDLHLFHRVFDDLKNHQKPQIKRQTGVASDLFTVLDIISESSTGTISAVFNTLDSVLNLFDDISAQNKRELQQSLVSVLQMGAEAHTRYRLFSAAGEFIDDPAYAQALAMFQTYGVESSLQETLLAWVEWAPQLKNGLLVTNTLLTKIALAKLNAQILAAYKAGNTTLAAALQLKYEIVASASKAFSGVVLAGYAVYSNYRFVSAYLESTRAVRLMGSLSHKVYWALEGYRASLEPKGGAWNADRLELNLQAHQTLHSIKYYDLLSLAQLYSEDQSRWEWLYKQVASLLGVSAAEFLDWAWGAQGNGGRLAQYADQIAFSYRSGVHATRFLSATQEPAPLRAPYSVRASQGVFPDGVRASWVAQSVERFNVYRRNGPGQSHILLAEGLSEPFFFDNTASYGATYQYAVQSCHAGSCTELSDFVNGYVGNRNCAIELSPGSANHTGQSGTFHIDIATEPGCSWTASRTGTWITLGSGSHSGTGSARISYSVGANQTAENRSGSITIGGVQYPILQHGTGPTLIEGNHVYLLGTQQSGQSGNTGYQRDWTVAVSDTEEVGELEFWRYNNEGETPNSGGLAIAARFGQAPTIRCQSGTSGCTWEYYDYQGESTNFNRNEIVVVPNPQQGTWWLRAYGLADFGNARIRYQKHFARCRPRVQPGSIALAATGASQSLHVEMEGACLWSVSGAPSWLAVTNGSNRRGPGAFTIQASPNPSEENRSATLDVRGAKVRVEQRGQCFYLFDRDQIELPGSGGFTMPGARTRSACEASIDSDVPWLQVQGSGQALVGSEAPATGAAVLAMNNAGATTRSGTLTVDDVSIAVVQSGGTVLGVNSEGLTAGFTVTLEEDFSIAPGTSEILLANRSATAVAVSLESSVSWLSLANTSLSIAPSAAGGIGFWIEPSALPDLSGSPVLEAMITVTPGDGSPGFAIPLTFELPLFSVRIEAVGNPDAIFRLESAGREETCTGTCDVLSSFGSHFQVSLVSGGSLNFSGWSGECAGSALTCSFGVTDSVLVSANFKSGSGSECGPQEDRAVTTGPQPGATKEVAGCRSISVENGVLVPATSSLQLVARERIVFRPGVRVAAGGYLSARVNPTYGSSAGLANLAISDPEGAGTPSGGSAESPRWWTPESEDARRREGGASTTAAQAAGTSTSTGGGGSGDANEQALTAPRSLTATPGDGSVGLYWENVQEADGYHVYWSRNPGIHPYTAASYDGFVANVSDARLIVGELENDHEYFFVVTAARGGHESPPSIEVAAIPEAGPVLVAGRYRLEALDAPTVVDLETGLEWQRCALGQQWDGAACTGSAGAYSHAEARQATTAFNRPHASEEPEWRVPAIEELQGLVYCTSGTPAHFPDGTGCWGSHGIPTLEPTVFPTGSAAGGWFWSRSTHTDGQAWGVDFDRGIAQPYHSSAFSSVRLLRPVSERGDE